Within the Solwaraspora sp. WMMA2056 genome, the region CACCCAGGAGGCGCTCACCATCGCGCTGGATCCGCGATGGGGTGGCGGGTCGTCGGCGCGGGTCCTGCCCCCGGCCGCCAGCTAGGGTTGGCCGGGTGACCCGTACGCCGATCGGCCGCGACCGCGACGGTGCGGGGCGTCCCCGCAACGCCCGGCCCCGCGACGAGCTCGGTCGGCCGCTGCCGCCGGGGGCACCCGGGGTGCCGACGATGCCGGACGACCTGGTGCTCCCCCCGGTGGAGGCGCTCGACGAGGCGCAGCGGCTGCTCGACGCCGGCCGGCCGTTCCACGCCCACGAGGTGCTGGAGTCGGCCTGGAAGGCGGCACCGGCACCGGAGCGGGAGTTCTGGCGCGGCCTGGCCCAGCTGGCCGTGGGACTGACCCACGCCCGGCGGGGGAACCCGACCGGCGCCGCCCGGTTGCTCGCCCGTGCGGCCCAACGGATCGCGCCGTACGCCGAGCAGCCGCCGTACGGCGTGCCCGTGGCGGACCTGGTGCGGTTCGCCCGCGCGGCGGCCGAGGAGCCCCCGACCGACGGCGCCGTCACGGTCCGGTTGCGTCCGGCCCCCGGTCCGGCCCCTGGCCCGGCCCCTGGTCCTGGTCCCGGGACAGCGCAGCGGTGATCTGGTCGGCCGGCACCGGACGGCCGAAGTGCCAGCCCTGTGCCTGGTCGCAGCCGAGCGCGGCGAGCCGCCGCGCCTGCTTCGCGGTCTCCACGGCCTCGGCGGTGACGGTCAGGTCGAGGGCGTGCGCGAGGCGGACCAGCGCGTCGACGATCCGCTCGTCGCGGTCGCCCTGGGGCCCGTCGGCGCGCATCCCTTCGACGAAGCCGCCGGCCAGCTTCAGTACGTGGATGGGCATCCGCCGCAGGTAGGCCAGGTTGGAGTAGCCGGTGCCGAAGTCGTCGATCGCCAACCGGACGCCGAGATCGGCCAGGCGGCGCAGGGCCCGCAACGGCTCGCCGCCGGTGGCCATGACCGCGCTCTCGGTCAGTTCCAGCTGCAGCAGGTGCGGCGGCAACCCGGTGCGGGTCAGTACCCCGGCGACCTCGGCGACCAGTTGCGGATCACTGACCTGCCGGGCGGCGATGTTGACGCTGACCACGACCGGGACGTGCGGGTACGCGGCATGCCACCGGCTCGCCTGCCGGCAGGACCGCTCGAGCACCCACCGGCCGAGTCGCACGATCAGGCCGGTCTCCTCGGCGAGGGTGACGAACCGGTCCGGGCCCAGCCGGCCGAGCTGTGGATGCTCCCAGCGGACCAGCGCCTCGACCGCGGTCGTCGTATCGTCGGCGAGGCGGACGATCGGCTGGTACTCCACCACGAACTCGCCCCGGTCCAGGGCCGCCGGCAACGCGGCGGCCAGCGCCGAGCGGGTGACGTCCTGCGCACCACGGACCGGGTCGAAGGCGGCCCACCGGCCGCGCCCGGCCGCCTTGGCCCACTGCAACGTCGTGTCGGCGGCCTTCATCACATCGGTGGGATCCCGACCGGCCTGCGCGGATTCCACCACCGCGGCGCTGGCCGTGACGGTCAGCTGGTGACCGTCGACGTGGATCGGTGCGGCGAGGGCGGTCAGCACCGACTGGGCGACGCCGACCAGCTCCGTGGTGCCGGCGCAGCGGTACACCAGGATCACGAACTCGTCACCGCCCATCCGGGCGGCCAGATGCCCGGCGTCTGCGACGCTGGCGACGAGCCGTTGGGCGACCACGGTCAGCACCCGGTCACCGACACCGTGACCGAGCCCGTCGTTGATCGACTTGAATCCGTCGATGTCAAGGAAACAGACCCCGACCTGCTGCTGGTCGTCGGCGAGCGCCGCCGCGAGCTCGTCGAAGAACCGCACCCGGTTGGGTAGTTCGGTGAGCGGGTCGTGCTCGGCCTGGAACCGCAGCCGTCGCTGCATCTCGTACCGGTCGCTGATGTCCTCGACCATGGCGACGGTGAACCGGGGGCGGCCGTCGTCGTGGCGCACCAGCGACACCGCCAGGTCGGTCCAGATCGGTCGGCCGTCCTTGCGGTAGTACCGCTTCTCGACCCGGACGCTGTCGTGTTTGCCCTCGATCAGCTCCAGGTAGAGCTGGTACATGCCGGGAGCGTCGTCCGGGTGGAACAGCTGCCCGACGTTGACCTCCCGCAGCTGCGCCACCGGGTAACCGAGCATGTCGGCGAAGGCCTGGTTGACGTCGATGATCCGGCCGGTGAGGTCGGCGATGCCGATACCGATGGCGGCACCGGTGAACACCGCCCGGAACCGGGCCTCGCTGTCGCGCAGCGCCTGTTCGGCGGCGTCGCGGGCGGACCAGGCGGCCCGGCGGATGCTGGACTGCTGCGCGAAGACCCGGTTGCGCAACGCGCGGGCGTAGCCGCCGGCCAGTGTTCCCTGCAACTGGCTGACCCGTTGCCGGGCCGGTGCCGGGTCCGCCAGGTGCGGCAGCACCAGCGGCAGGAAGTCGCGGCCGAGGGCGGACACCGTCCAGTCGAGCACGGCCGGCTCGGTCAGATGGTCGTCGACCAGCGCCCGCCCGACGTCACGGCCGGGCTCGTCGCTGAACGTCGCGGCCGTCACCGCGGCGGCCAGTCGCAGGGTGTGCCCGAGAAGGATGTCGACGGTCTCGGCTGAGCTCAGGGGCAGGTAGCCGAGCTGGCCGGCGGCGGCCGCCCAGCGCTGCGCGAACCGCCGCGCACCGTCGACGTCGATCCCGGCGGCCGCGTCGCCCGTACCGGACGCCGACATGATCAGGACAGGGCGGCGTCCCGGCGGGCGACACCGCCGAAGGCACCGAACCGCTCCGGGTGATCATCCACGTCGGTCGGCGAGTCCGGCCGCCACAGCGGCAGGTGCACGATTCCGGGCTCGACGACGGTGAAGTCGCCGAACATCGCGGCGACGTCCGCCCTGGACCGCAACGTGATCTCCGTGTCGGTGCGGGCCGACAGCCGCTGGGCGGCGAGCACCTCCGGCGGCTGGTCCTCGTAGGTG harbors:
- a CDS encoding EAL domain-containing protein; translation: MSASGTGDAAAGIDVDGARRFAQRWAAAAGQLGYLPLSSAETVDILLGHTLRLAAAVTAATFSDEPGRDVGRALVDDHLTEPAVLDWTVSALGRDFLPLVLPHLADPAPARQRVSQLQGTLAGGYARALRNRVFAQQSSIRRAAWSARDAAEQALRDSEARFRAVFTGAAIGIGIADLTGRIIDVNQAFADMLGYPVAQLREVNVGQLFHPDDAPGMYQLYLELIEGKHDSVRVEKRYYRKDGRPIWTDLAVSLVRHDDGRPRFTVAMVEDISDRYEMQRRLRFQAEHDPLTELPNRVRFFDELAAALADDQQQVGVCFLDIDGFKSINDGLGHGVGDRVLTVVAQRLVASVADAGHLAARMGGDEFVILVYRCAGTTELVGVAQSVLTALAAPIHVDGHQLTVTASAAVVESAQAGRDPTDVMKAADTTLQWAKAAGRGRWAAFDPVRGAQDVTRSALAAALPAALDRGEFVVEYQPIVRLADDTTTAVEALVRWEHPQLGRLGPDRFVTLAEETGLIVRLGRWVLERSCRQASRWHAAYPHVPVVVSVNIAARQVSDPQLVAEVAGVLTRTGLPPHLLQLELTESAVMATGGEPLRALRRLADLGVRLAIDDFGTGYSNLAYLRRMPIHVLKLAGGFVEGMRADGPQGDRDERIVDALVRLAHALDLTVTAEAVETAKQARRLAALGCDQAQGWHFGRPVPADQITAALSRDQDQGPGQGPDRGPDATGP
- a CDS encoding DUF309 domain-containing protein, whose translation is MTRTPIGRDRDGAGRPRNARPRDELGRPLPPGAPGVPTMPDDLVLPPVEALDEAQRLLDAGRPFHAHEVLESAWKAAPAPEREFWRGLAQLAVGLTHARRGNPTGAARLLARAAQRIAPYAEQPPYGVPVADLVRFARAAAEEPPTDGAVTVRLRPAPGPAPGPAPGPGPGTAQR